A single Anopheles funestus chromosome 2RL, idAnoFuneDA-416_04, whole genome shotgun sequence DNA region contains:
- the LOC125761741 gene encoding MORN repeat-containing protein 4 homolog gives MMDSIQTGVVKCGGYRYDDGTRYIGDWNQRGQKHGMGSMMFSDGTRYDGAFSNGVCSGLGVMCFPDGAKYEGEFMQGWFHGHGVFWRADGMKYEGEFRGGRIWGLGLITFSDQSHGFPRNEGFFQDCRLVRKKRCPDVINRAQKVALMARAQCDQGS, from the exons ATGATGGACAGTATCCAGACGGGAGTTGTCAAATGTGGCGGCTATCGGTATGACGATGGGACACGCTACATTGGCGATTGGAACCAGCGGGGCCAGAAGCACGGCATGGGCTCGATGATGTTCTCCGATGGCACCCGGTACGATGGCGCATTCAGCAACGGTGTGTGTTCCGGGCTCGGTGTAATG TGCTTTCCCGATGGTGCAAA GTACGAGGGTGAATTCATGCAGGGCTGGTTCCACGGGCACGGTGTGTTCTGGCGGGCGGACGGTATGAAGTACGAGGGTGAGTTCCGTGGCGGACGCATCTGGGGTCTGGGACTGATTACGTTCAGCGACCAGAGCCACGGATTCCCGCGCAACGAAGGCTTCTTTCAGGATTGCCGCTTGGTGCGAAAGAAGCGCTGTCCGGATGTGATTAATCGTGCCCAGAAGGTAGCCCTTATGGCACGTGCACAGTGCGATCAGGGTAGTTAA
- the LOC125761694 gene encoding MMS19 nucleotide excision repair protein → MKFPWSHTTIVDMIKNDHKVEEKCRQVTTDIIAGKLNIAEFVEELGPALTHTDATIRAKGTTLLSNVLTDLPADCLNASQIELLCTFYIDRSLDHNTVTPMVLAGIDALINMTNFPEGAAVRLLRALFERVPCQSQKKPERTLYFHTILTLAVQKTTELKEWGVDFVYGVIGAIEGERDPRNLLYLFEHMPSFIRTFPMFHLAEEMFETFACYFPIDFHPNPNDPVAITRETLSEQLANCLCATPEMAEFAVPLLLEKLDSSLIVAKQDSLSLLVRCLELLDVAKVEEHHDELWIALKKELLSTGTTSTAEKDLVDAAYATVQALVKNATKSESAAKALLDKILLSVMGGLTDASSKQFETSLRVELSCAQASEYCAVYIIEKLVPMLLAQLNPDEHVEVRVANVLVDAIQRLCVVCAHWYCIHKLDPAIVGQMHKKLVEILLQEADTSEPKRSALRALAAVPEMVTSENRYVVYSTIVRILLNAGDKSTNTITAVQECLFSFAIRYQQEVKTVVLEKLITHDYATVDAALVQLVFTTLGKFILYHGYMDKMVKFFLSKIFDAENDNLSIVAMDTLTDVVESGHSNQLAKAELYVQYKLIDRFFEYTNDRLSSEYLHAMARLIGAVVKQLSVEDQHDLIVQRLPSLQLQRRPDLYLASGLLGYLDQSVPLVDHFENLVTDLSNLALESDDEKVRNVCNRLLCSLFNRMPDDEHHRGVLKRLLKTVRAELKKHNHQAVIILGWIGKGLIARGHAEAGEIVDDVADLLDHPTLGHIAALAFEILSIEFPQLHLPLLRNLFKQKLFVWVMKKLEEKLEQYGGTHLKALAFVLAATPHTVLKMNLSKVGPVLLKCLAQDDDKAILEALTIVLRFTRDHDPFIQDHLQTLIPLLLKLTVRETSMKIRIDALECMLYVCKYPTFLLLPFKQSTLLALQKPLDDRKRLVRNAAVATRLQWFVVGSAEETKPDK, encoded by the exons atgaaattccCCTGGTCCCATACGACGATTGTCGACATGATAAAGAATGACCATAAAGTGGAAGAAAAGTGTCGCCAGGTTACAACTG ATATAATTGCTGGGAAGCTAAACATAGCGGAATTTGTGGAAGAGTTAGGACCAGCACTAACTCACACCGATGCTACGATACGTGCCAAGGGTACAACGCTCCTGTCGAATGTGCTTACGGATCTTCCAGCGGACTGTCTCAATGCGAGTCAGATAGAGCTACTGTGTACATTTTATATTGATCGGTCGCTAGATCACAACACCGTGACGCCAATGGTTCTGGCAGGCATTGACGCATTGATCAACATGACTAACTTCCCCGAAGGCGCGGCTGTCCGATTGCTGAGAGCGCTTTTCGAGCGTGTTCCTTGCCAAAGCCAGAAAAAGCCAGAACGTACGCTTTACTTTCACACGATTCTTACGCTTGCGGTGCAGAAAACTACCGAACTGAAGGAGTGGGGCGTAGATTTCGTGTATGGTGTAATCGGCGCAATTGAAGGTGAACGTGATCCGCGCAatttattgtatttgtttgaGCATATGCCATCATTTATCCGGACGTTCCCGATGTTTCATCTAGCGGAGGAAATGTTTGAAACGTTTGCCTGTTACTTCCCGATTGATTTCCATCCCAATCCGAATGATCCTGTCGCAATAACGAGGGAAACGCTGTCCGAACAACTTGCAAACTGTCTGTGCGCTACGCCCGAAATGGCTGAATTTGCAGTGCCACTTTTGCTGGAGAAGCTGGATAGTAGTCTTATCGTGGCGAAGCAAGATTCGCTTTCACTTCTCGTACGCTGTTTGGAGTTGTTAGATGTTGCAAAAGTCGAGGAACATCACGACGAACTGTGGATTGCATTGAAGAAAGAACTCTTGTCTACTGGAACGACATCCACCGCCGAAAAGGATCTGGTCGATGCGGCTTATGCCACGGTACAGGCACTGGTAAAAAATGCAACGAAAAGCGAATCTGCCGCAAAAGCTCTACTCGACAAAATATTGCTCAGCGTAATGGGAGGGCTGACCGATGCAAGCTCGAAACAGTTCGAAACGAGCCTGCGTGTGGAGTTGAGCTGTGCCCAGGCGAGTGAGTACTGTGCCGTGTACATCATAGAAAAGCTTGTACCGATGTTACTCGCCCAGCTAAACCCCGACGAACATGTTGAGGTACGCGTGGCGAACGTACTGGTCGATGCGATACAGCGCCTGTGCGTCGTTTGTGCCCATTGGTATTGCATTCACAAACTTGACCCGGCCATTGTGGGACAGATGCATAAAAAGTTAGTCGAAATACTGCTACAAGAAGCCGACACTAGCGAACCGAAACGATCGGCCCTGAGAGCTCTCGCTGCCGTCCCCGAAATGGTAACGAGCGAAAATCGATACGTGGTGTACAGCACGATCGTAAGGATTTTGCTTAACGCTGGTGACAAATCGACGAATACGATCACTGCCGTTCAGGAATGCTTATTCTCGTTCGCCATCCGCTACCAGCAGGAAGTGAAAACAGTCGTCCTAGAGAAGCTCATTACGCACGATTATGCCACAGTTGATGCAGCACTAGTTCAGCTGGTGTTTACAACGTTGGGAAAATTCATTCTTTACCATGGTTACATGGATAAGATGGTgaaatttttcctttcaaaaatATTCGATGCTGAAAATGACAATTTGTCCATCGTTGCCATGGACACGCTGACGGATGTGGTAGAGAGTGGTCATTCGAACCAGCTAGCGAAAGCCGAGCTCTACGTACAGTACAAGCTGATCGATCGATTCTTCGAGTATACGAACGATCGCCTAAGCTCGGAGTATCTACACGCGATGGCTCGCCTGATCGGTGCCGTAGTGAAACAGCTTTCGGTAGAAGATCAGCACGATTTGATAGTGCAACGGTTGCCATCGCTGCAACTTCAACGGCGTCCGGATCTGTACTTAGCTTCCGGATTGCTCGGTTACCTCGACCAAAGCGTACCCTTGGTAGATCATTTCGAAAATCTCGTCACCGATCTGAGCAACCTCGCACTCGAATCGGACGACGAAAAGGTGCGAAACGTTTGCAACCGGCTGTTGTGCAGCTTGTTCAACCGAATGCCGGACGATGAGCATCATCGTGGTGTGCTGAAGCGGCTCCTGAAAACCGTACGGGCCGAACTGAAGAAACACAACCATCAGGCAGTGATCATACTGGGATGGATTGGCAAGGGTTTGATTGCACGCGGCCATGCCGAAGCAGGTGAAATTGTAGACGATGTTGCGGATCTACTAGACCATCCCACCCTGGGACATATCGCTGCACTAGCGTTTGAGATACTGTCGATTGAATTCCCACAGCTTCATCTGCCCCTGTTACGCAATCTGTTTAAGCAAAAGCTGTTCGTGTGGGTAATGAAGAAGCTGGAGGAAAAGCTGGAACAATATGGGGGCACCCATCTGAAAGCGTTGGCCTTTGTGCTTGCTGCGACACCACACACGGTACTGAAAATGAACCTATCCAAGGTGGGGCCGGTGCTGCTAAAATGTCTCGCACAGGACGACGACAAAGCGATACTGGAAGCGTTAACGATCGTGTTGCGTTTTACGCGCGATCACGATCCATTTATACAGGATCATCTGCAAACGTTGATACCGCTGTTACTTAAGCTGACGGTACGCGAAACATCCATG aaAATACGCATCGATGCACTCGAATGTATGCTGTACGTGTGCAAATATCCCacgtttttgcttcttcccttCAAGCAAAGTACGCTTCTCGCGCTACAGAAACCGTTGGACGACCGGAAGCGCTTGGTACGCAATGCGGCCGTAGCAACGCGGCTCCAATGGTTTGTGGTAGGCAGTGCGGAGGAAACGAAACCCGATAAGTAA
- the LOC125761723 gene encoding solute carrier family 35 member F6, with amino-acid sequence MAWSQKQFIFALTMVVTGSINTLSTKWADNIESEGSDGQVRRFEHPFVQACAMFLGEFLCLLAFKAVYYHLRRKNNGAEDRHDLVQGNREFSPFILFVPAMCDMLATSIMYVGLNLTYPSSFQLLRGSVIIFVAILSVAFLNRTLVKREWFGIAFIMLGLVVVGMSDVLSNDNTGSQYTRNNVITGDLLIILAQIITAVQMVYEEYYVTALNIPALQAVGWEGFFGFSVLGTLLLPMYFIHVMYPFNSNAHGVLEDLPDALAQLANNYQLIIAICGMIVSIAFFNFAGISVTKEISATTRMVLDSVRTLVVWMVSLLLIWQKFHYLQLIGFAGLLFGMCLYNDIIILQTYRRVRVALLLRIGRQSADGMSEVIINRQADEPDR; translated from the exons atggcttgGTCGCAAAAGCAATTCATATTCGCGCTTACAATGGTGGTTACGGGCTCTATTAACACGCTCAGCACAAA ATGGGCTGATAATATCGAATCCGAAGGCTCGGATGGTCAAGTACGACGGTTTGAGCATCCGTTCGTTCAGGCCTGTGCAATGTTTCTCGGAGAGTTTCTTTGTTTACTTGCATTCAAAGCCGTATACTATCATCTTCGCCGCAAGAAC AATGGTGCTGAAGACCGGCATGATCTCGTACAGGGCAATCGTGAGTTCAGTCCCTTCATCTTATTTGTGCCGGCTATGTGCGATATGCTGGCGACCTCCATTATGTACGTCGGACTCAATCTGACCTACCCCTCTAGTTTCCAGCTGCTGAGAG GATCGGTCATAATTTTTGTTGCTATACTGAGTGTCGCATTCTTGAACCGCACACTGGTGAAGCGCGAATGGTTCGGGATCGCCTTTATCATGCTCGGGCTGGTCGTGGTTGGCATGTCCGATGTGCTATCGAACGATAATACGGGTTCACAGTACACTAGGAACAATGTCATCACTGGCGATCTGCTTATTATACTGGCCCAAATTATTACGGCGGTGCAAATGGTGTACGAGGAGTACTATGTGACCGCACTGAACATTCCAGCTCTGCAAGCAGTGGGATGGGAAG GGTTCTTCGGTTTTTCCGTGCTCGGAACTCTCCTGCTGCCCATGTATTTTATTCACGTGATGTATCCGTTCAACAGCAATGCGCACGGAGTGCTTGAAGATTTGCCCGATGCTCTCGCTCAGCTCGCTAACAATTATCAGCTCATCATCGCCATTTGCGGTATGATCGTGTCGATTGCATTTTTCAACTTTGCTGGCATTAGTGTGACGAAGGAAATATCTGCGACCACGCGGATGGTGCTCGATTCCGTTCGAACGCTTGTCGTGTGGATGGTTTCGCTACTGTTGATTTGGCAAAAGTTTCATTACCTGCAGCTGATTGGGTTCGCTGGGCTTTTGTTCGGCATGTGCCTATACAATGATATTATCATTTTACAAACGTACCGTCGTGTACGGGTCGCTCTGTTGTTGCGTATCGGCCGTCAGTCGGCTGATGGAATGAGCGAAGTTATTATTAATCGGCAAGCAGATGAGCCGGACCGTTAG